The Legionella sp. PATHC032 genome has a window encoding:
- a CDS encoding methyltransferase: MNALTSWIKAWSQKFFPNQKKNENKVEEADLTQEKKVKPNADFYENYFSLVAAGTRLKLVEAMFGVNLFSLFENKTWVLEKDIIEKLQLMPIRARKWLHLLSSEHFLVKVKINGQQAYQLPDEFIQLIHSEEFPAMEMFFKTWLVSAEENLTDVLRFGKVKTSVSWPPKTREEVEWLEDWMTRTADQPTYCLLQTINFKKINKFLDVGGGDGTMACTFVKKYPHLKATVYNLPMSAQMARKNIESRKLNHRVHVIEGDFIEEDAFPVGFDLILFTRVLFDWDEQVCRKLLRMAYQALPKNGLVGICEFYKEDNNESCLASEYRYIFHDDFGVNVMKRASEYQNMLEKIGFTIVQPHNVKGSHFYYCSLILAQK; this comes from the coding sequence ATGAACGCTTTAACATCATGGATAAAGGCATGGTCACAGAAATTTTTCCCCAATCAGAAAAAAAATGAGAATAAAGTGGAAGAGGCTGATTTAACTCAAGAAAAAAAGGTGAAACCTAATGCCGATTTTTATGAAAATTATTTTTCTCTTGTAGCCGCTGGTACCAGACTTAAATTGGTCGAAGCCATGTTTGGTGTCAATTTATTTTCTTTATTTGAAAACAAGACATGGGTTTTGGAAAAAGATATTATAGAAAAATTGCAATTAATGCCAATAAGAGCCAGGAAATGGTTGCATCTTCTTAGTTCGGAGCATTTTCTTGTAAAAGTTAAGATTAATGGGCAGCAAGCTTATCAATTACCAGACGAATTCATTCAGTTAATACACAGTGAAGAATTCCCCGCCATGGAAATGTTTTTTAAGACCTGGCTTGTTAGTGCAGAAGAGAATCTTACCGATGTATTACGTTTTGGAAAAGTCAAGACGAGTGTTTCCTGGCCTCCGAAAACTCGGGAAGAAGTGGAGTGGCTTGAGGATTGGATGACTAGAACCGCTGACCAGCCTACCTATTGTTTATTACAAACCATCAATTTTAAAAAGATCAATAAATTTTTGGATGTGGGTGGTGGTGATGGAACTATGGCCTGTACTTTTGTTAAAAAATATCCACATTTAAAAGCGACAGTCTACAATTTGCCGATGTCTGCACAGATGGCAAGAAAAAATATTGAATCGAGGAAACTAAACCATAGGGTGCATGTGATTGAGGGGGATTTTATTGAGGAAGATGCCTTTCCGGTAGGGTTTGATCTTATTTTATTTACAAGAGTTCTGTTTGATTGGGATGAGCAGGTATGTAGAAAATTATTAAGAATGGCTTATCAGGCCTTACCAAAGAATGGATTAGTCGGTATTTGTGAGTTTTATAAAGAGGATAATAACGAAAGTTGCCTTGCTTCGGAATATCGTTATATTTTTCATGATGATTTTGGTGTCAATGTAATGAAAAGAGCATCAGAATATCAGAATATGTTAGAAAAAATTGGTTTTACCATTGTCCAACCGCATAACGTAAAGGGCAGTCATTTTTATTATTGTTCTTTGATATTGGCTCAAAAGTAA
- a CDS encoding lpg2160 family Dot/Icm T4SS effector: protein MFSANQSLDFAWLSMQMFLINLLKDKIMRYAVTYCAMDHEFSGNPFWHSCILLSQWDDNGKIEVVDNWGFYGVPSTVRDTWLSKLKIKLGLDVDLKGNHGMLRHEELRYLDVGYGLHGVTFELTREKFDLLQLKCKTMLEEQKQAVKEVVEPQGIAGKQKYRIYEHEDYSPLIFALEKIKAKQKGHQPRLKPFELNLSFTLWGPALNQSYTCKSLMVDLLKGILTQEQIARITEEGKHPTVPRYSGKLERIYLHSSGPLREHKKSSGAVVHYRDLQDEGVKLHWTLPPQEIEALSGDTIQLLEISEEYCDEVKQAISKLQKLEWLFIDAKLPEKYKPYQEDLIARIRQCYEAFAQVEPKKAKSTTTGWMGFAFSLLSLPRDIDEKCLLQKLNNAKYLINSLYMAIVDHWKIYDDWPSETKTDSTDYNPLEALAAYLCKDDKKKLCKIIGRNYLEPSSEEELDEIEESEWAKSELSGASASPM from the coding sequence CTGTTCTCAGCTAATCAATCCCTGGATTTTGCCTGGTTATCCATGCAGATGTTTTTAATCAATCTTCTTAAGGATAAAATAATGAGATATGCAGTTACCTATTGTGCAATGGATCATGAGTTTAGTGGTAATCCTTTTTGGCATAGTTGCATTTTATTATCTCAATGGGATGACAATGGAAAGATTGAGGTAGTTGATAATTGGGGTTTTTATGGGGTCCCATCTACTGTTCGTGATACGTGGTTAAGTAAACTGAAAATCAAGTTGGGTCTGGATGTTGATTTGAAGGGTAATCATGGCATGTTAAGGCATGAGGAACTGCGTTATTTAGATGTCGGCTATGGTTTACATGGGGTTACTTTTGAGTTAACCAGGGAAAAATTTGATTTATTGCAGTTGAAATGCAAAACAATGTTGGAAGAACAGAAACAAGCAGTTAAGGAAGTTGTTGAACCACAGGGGATTGCTGGCAAACAAAAATACCGTATTTATGAGCATGAAGATTACTCCCCGTTAATTTTTGCTTTGGAGAAAATCAAGGCAAAACAAAAAGGCCATCAGCCAAGATTGAAACCATTTGAGTTAAATTTGTCATTTACCCTGTGGGGACCCGCTTTAAATCAATCCTATACCTGTAAATCACTGATGGTTGATTTATTAAAAGGCATATTAACTCAAGAGCAAATTGCTCGAATTACTGAAGAGGGTAAACATCCTACCGTACCAAGATACAGTGGTAAATTGGAAAGAATTTATTTGCATAGCAGTGGACCATTACGTGAACATAAAAAATCTTCTGGTGCGGTTGTACATTATCGTGATTTGCAAGACGAGGGAGTTAAATTGCATTGGACATTACCTCCACAAGAAATTGAAGCGTTGTCTGGAGATACGATCCAATTACTGGAAATAAGTGAAGAATATTGTGATGAGGTAAAACAAGCGATAAGCAAGCTGCAAAAATTGGAGTGGTTATTTATTGATGCCAAATTACCAGAGAAATATAAGCCTTATCAAGAGGATTTGATTGCTCGTATTCGGCAATGTTATGAGGCATTCGCTCAGGTTGAACCTAAAAAGGCCAAGTCAACAACTACAGGCTGGATGGGATTTGCTTTTTCATTGCTCTCTTTGCCAAGAGATATTGATGAAAAGTGCCTTTTGCAGAAATTAAATAATGCTAAATATCTGATTAACAGTCTGTACATGGCTATTGTTGATCATTGGAAAATTTATGATGATTGGCCATCTGAAACTAAAACTGACTCTACTGACTATAATCCTCTTGAAGCTTTGGCTGCTTATTTATGTAAAGATGATAAGAAGAAACTTTGTAAGATTATTGGACGAAATTATCTGGAACCTTCCTCAGAAGAGGAGCTTGATGAGATTGAAGAAAGCGAGTGGGCGAAGTCAGAGTTAAGCGGTGCTTCAGCCAGCCCCATGTAA